One window of Halorarum salinum genomic DNA carries:
- a CDS encoding NTP transferase domain-containing protein: MHAVILAAGEGSRMGEYTEEVPKAFMEISGRTLYDYQREAIDPHIDAVTVALGYRHENVLDRLRTAEHVVVEAWDEYDNAESLYRALEVIDDDVLVLNGDVVVTPAAVERVRRRYRALDGESVVVHLPEVQNEHTAIQLDDDGRVVDYGEITGYRHAGMGILDRDHIDDAAAHLRRNRADWYPSMYIDVPTRGVAIPETDHVEINRPRDRRAAKGRLPLS; this comes from the coding sequence ATGCACGCAGTGATCCTCGCGGCCGGGGAAGGGAGCCGGATGGGCGAGTACACCGAGGAGGTCCCCAAGGCGTTCATGGAGATCAGCGGCCGGACGCTGTACGACTACCAGCGCGAGGCGATCGACCCCCACATCGACGCGGTGACGGTCGCGCTCGGCTACCGCCACGAGAACGTCCTCGACAGGCTGCGGACCGCCGAGCACGTCGTCGTCGAGGCCTGGGACGAGTACGACAACGCGGAGTCGCTCTACCGCGCGCTCGAGGTCATCGACGACGACGTGCTGGTGCTCAACGGCGACGTCGTCGTCACGCCGGCCGCCGTCGAGCGCGTCCGCCGACGGTACCGCGCGCTCGACGGCGAGAGCGTCGTGGTCCACCTCCCCGAGGTCCAGAACGAGCACACCGCCATCCAGCTCGACGACGACGGCCGCGTCGTCGACTACGGGGAGATCACCGGCTACCGCCACGCCGGGATGGGGATTCTCGACCGCGACCACATCGACGACGCGGCCGCCCACCTCAGGCGCAACCGGGCCGACTGGTACCCGTCGATGTACATCGACGTCCCCACGAGGGGCGTCGCCATCCCCGAGACCGACCACGTCGAGATCAACCGCCCGCGGGACAGGCGTGCCGCGAAGGGCCGACTGCCGCTGAGCTGA
- a CDS encoding CBS domain-containing protein has protein sequence MDISDARSHEFESIEPETTLSKVRGAFTTNERARVAVVEDDGEFAGVVTRKQLLASRHSPDAKARTVMQDPPRVDRTEDVRETARLMVESGLDLLPVFEGSRLQGVVTAHDLLAHVQSYLDALSVEDVATRDLITATPDTTLGEVINSIREYGISRLPVVDDDDPVGLVSVYDLVEFTVREMQRQQGGSLDGFDEHGGRGTRDDYNATGGHGERAGFAARMLDLPVSNLMSTPARTVEADVLLDDAVERMLADDVSSLVVVDGDGRPTGIVTKTDVLRSLTWTEERRMPVRVFGVDLMDVLTREEIADRVEAIEGKYDGMSVIEAHVAFQKHRESNRGMPLVRATVRLFTDRGTHAGTGEEYGTEAAFDAACDVLERNVLDEKEKNRVDRKPEDVRERNASLLEWWLEP, from the coding sequence ATGGACATCAGCGACGCCCGTAGCCACGAGTTCGAGTCGATCGAGCCCGAAACGACGCTCTCGAAGGTCCGCGGCGCGTTCACCACCAACGAGCGGGCGCGGGTCGCCGTCGTCGAGGACGACGGCGAGTTCGCGGGCGTCGTCACGCGGAAACAGCTGCTCGCGTCCAGGCACTCGCCCGACGCGAAGGCGCGGACCGTCATGCAGGACCCGCCGCGGGTCGACCGCACCGAGGACGTGCGGGAGACGGCGCGGCTGATGGTCGAGAGCGGGCTCGATCTCCTGCCCGTGTTCGAGGGGTCCCGGCTCCAAGGGGTCGTCACCGCGCACGACCTGCTCGCGCACGTGCAGTCGTATCTGGACGCCCTCTCGGTCGAGGACGTCGCCACGCGCGACCTCATCACCGCGACCCCCGACACGACGCTGGGCGAGGTCATCAACAGCATCCGCGAGTACGGCATCTCCCGGCTCCCGGTCGTCGACGACGACGACCCGGTCGGACTGGTCAGCGTCTACGACCTAGTGGAGTTCACGGTCCGCGAGATGCAGCGTCAACAGGGCGGCTCGCTGGACGGGTTCGACGAGCACGGCGGACGGGGGACGCGGGACGACTACAACGCGACGGGCGGCCACGGCGAGCGGGCCGGCTTCGCCGCCCGGATGCTCGATCTCCCGGTCAGCAACCTGATGAGCACGCCCGCCCGCACCGTCGAGGCGGACGTGCTGCTCGACGATGCGGTCGAGCGGATGCTCGCGGACGACGTCTCCTCGCTGGTCGTCGTCGACGGCGACGGCCGGCCGACCGGAATCGTGACGAAGACCGACGTGCTCCGCTCGCTGACGTGGACCGAGGAGCGTCGCATGCCCGTCCGGGTGTTCGGCGTCGACCTCATGGACGTGCTCACGCGCGAGGAGATCGCCGACCGCGTCGAGGCCATCGAGGGGAAGTACGACGGGATGTCCGTCATCGAGGCGCACGTCGCCTTCCAGAAGCACCGCGAGAGCAACCGGGGGATGCCGCTCGTACGGGCGACCGTCCGGCTGTTCACCGACCGCGGCACCCACGCCGGGACCGGCGAGGAGTACGGCACCGAGGCGGCGTTCGACGCCGCCTGCGACGTGCTCGAGCGGAACGTCCTCGACGAGAAGGAGAAGAACCGCGTCGATCGGAAGCCCGAGGACGTCCGCGAGCGGAACGCCAGCCTGCTCGAGTGGTGGCTCGAACCCTGA
- a CDS encoding cation:proton antiporter, with translation MVETVETYELVLVVVGIAVFGAAVLPRLLAHRPLSMPIVFVAGGFLLFSIPHGIAMPNPIEQSASVERLTELVVVVALMGAGLKIDRPFSLARWRSTWRLLGVTMPLTIAVTALLGWLALGLHPATAVLLGAALAPTDPVLASDVEAGPPLTELEAEAVAGRAGTVRFTLTSEAGLNDGLAFPFTNLAVALAGAAGAATLLPTLGEWLLVDVAYKIAVGVVAGYVLGEALARAVFRLPVGSGVADELAGAEVLAGTLLIYGLAEMANGYGFIAVFVGSLTLRHFEWEHDYYRTLHEFAVIVERLLLTVVLVGFGGALAAGLLAPLTPVDAAFGLAFLLVVRPVTGLVGLLGLDVEWPERAAIAGFGVRGVGSFYYLSHALAESSFIELELLVAADRLWALVGFVVLASTVLHGVTASAVMDVVDRRQEAIAAE, from the coding sequence ATGGTCGAGACAGTCGAGACGTACGAACTCGTCCTCGTCGTCGTCGGGATCGCCGTCTTCGGCGCCGCGGTCCTCCCGCGGCTGCTCGCCCACCGACCGCTCTCGATGCCGATCGTCTTCGTCGCGGGCGGCTTCCTCCTGTTCTCGATCCCGCACGGCATCGCGATGCCGAACCCCATCGAGCAGTCGGCGTCGGTGGAGCGGCTGACGGAACTGGTAGTCGTCGTCGCGCTGATGGGGGCGGGGCTCAAGATCGACAGGCCGTTCTCGCTCGCGCGCTGGCGGTCGACCTGGCGGCTGCTCGGCGTGACGATGCCGCTCACCATCGCCGTCACGGCGCTGCTCGGCTGGCTGGCGCTCGGGCTCCACCCCGCGACCGCGGTCCTGCTCGGCGCGGCGCTGGCCCCGACGGACCCCGTCCTCGCGTCGGACGTCGAGGCGGGCCCGCCGCTCACGGAGCTCGAGGCCGAGGCGGTCGCCGGGCGGGCGGGCACCGTCCGGTTCACGCTTACCTCGGAGGCCGGCCTCAACGACGGGCTCGCGTTCCCGTTCACGAACCTCGCCGTCGCCCTCGCGGGGGCCGCCGGCGCGGCCACGCTCCTCCCGACGCTCGGCGAGTGGCTGCTCGTGGACGTCGCGTACAAGATCGCCGTGGGCGTCGTCGCCGGGTACGTCCTCGGCGAGGCGCTCGCGCGGGCCGTCTTCCGGCTCCCGGTCGGGTCGGGCGTCGCGGACGAACTGGCGGGCGCCGAGGTGCTCGCGGGCACGCTGCTGATATACGGGCTCGCCGAGATGGCGAACGGGTACGGGTTCATCGCCGTGTTCGTCGGGTCGCTCACGCTCCGCCACTTCGAGTGGGAGCACGACTACTATCGGACCCTCCACGAGTTCGCGGTGATCGTCGAACGGCTGCTGTTGACCGTCGTCCTCGTCGGCTTCGGCGGCGCGCTCGCGGCCGGGCTGCTCGCGCCGCTCACGCCGGTCGACGCGGCGTTCGGCCTCGCGTTCCTCCTCGTCGTCAGGCCGGTGACCGGGCTCGTCGGCCTGCTCGGGCTCGACGTCGAGTGGCCCGAACGGGCGGCGATCGCCGGGTTCGGCGTCCGGGGCGTCGGCTCCTTCTACTACCTCTCGCACGCGCTCGCCGAGTCGTCGTTCATCGAGCTGGAGCTCCTCGTCGCGGCCGACAGGCTCTGGGCGCTCGTCGGCTTCGTCGTCCTCGCGTCGACGGTCCTCCACGGCGTCACGGCCAGCGCCGTGATGGACGTCGTCGACCGCCGGCAGGAGGCGATCGCCGCCGAGTAG
- a CDS encoding CBS domain-containing protein, with product MYGNPEGDPYDRSSESHQQQPPRHLSEQRQQESARGEYGQEGREFGQQPQQGERGRSPQSAQPGGRQHTGPQGIHQSQGGYDQQGHRGMQGQQGPRSQQGMQGPRSQQGMQGQQGHAQHGYDQQGYGQEGRSQQPQQRQPQQYYQSQQPQQYHQPEQQSQQYQQQSQASPRMQPPQSMGGRQGGRSGMGLQPVTLEDVVRTDVVTADPDERVSDVVARMAEENVGSVVVVEEGRPVGIVTDRTVALALHGTPDVAEKQVEDLVPEDLVTATTDASVFDAVDTMREAGIRRLPVVGEEGDLEGIVTLDDVVVLLCSELGDAAEVIESQMPRS from the coding sequence ATGTACGGAAACCCGGAGGGCGACCCCTACGACCGTTCGAGCGAGTCACACCAGCAACAGCCCCCCCGACACCTGTCGGAACAGCGTCAGCAGGAGTCCGCCCGTGGCGAGTACGGGCAGGAAGGCCGGGAGTTCGGCCAGCAACCCCAGCAGGGGGAACGGGGCCGTTCCCCCCAGTCGGCACAACCCGGGGGACGGCAGCACACGGGTCCGCAGGGGATCCACCAGTCCCAGGGCGGATACGACCAGCAGGGTCATCGGGGGATGCAGGGCCAGCAGGGTCCACGGAGCCAGCAGGGCATGCAGGGTCCACGGAGTCAGCAGGGCATGCAGGGCCAGCAGGGACACGCCCAGCACGGCTACGACCAGCAGGGCTACGGCCAGGAGGGACGGAGCCAGCAGCCCCAGCAACGGCAGCCACAGCAGTACTACCAGTCCCAGCAACCACAGCAGTATCATCAGCCGGAGCAACAATCCCAGCAGTACCAGCAGCAGTCCCAGGCCTCACCCCGGATGCAGCCGCCGCAGTCGATGGGAGGACGGCAGGGGGGCCGCTCCGGGATGGGGTTGCAGCCGGTCACCCTCGAGGACGTCGTCCGGACCGACGTCGTCACCGCCGACCCGGACGAGCGGGTCTCGGACGTGGTCGCACGGATGGCCGAGGAGAACGTCGGGAGCGTCGTCGTCGTCGAGGAGGGCCGGCCGGTCGGCATCGTGACCGACCGGACGGTCGCGCTCGCGCTCCACGGGACGCCGGACGTCGCGGAGAAGCAGGTGGAGGACCTCGTCCCTGAGGACCTCGTCACGGCGACGACCGACGCGAGCGTCTTCGACGCCGTCGACACCATGCGGGAGGCCGGGATCCGCCGACTCCCGGTCGTCGGCGAGGAGGGCGACCTCGAGGGGATCGTGACGCTCGACGACGTCGTCGTGCTGCTCTGCTCGGAACTCGGCGACGCCGCGGAAGTGATCGAGTCGCAGATGCCGCGGTCCTGA
- a CDS encoding HalOD1 output domain-containing protein, translated as MIDSHPPNSSAPPADGRQARTPNTYHVRHDPAGAADVTTTVVHALADAMGTDVTGIEFSLHDSVDPEALDRLFAPRDDGTPRPPGHVAFSVEGYRVTVYSGGDIAITPPRTSPCG; from the coding sequence GTGATCGACAGTCACCCCCCGAACAGTTCCGCTCCTCCCGCGGACGGACGACAGGCCCGAACCCCGAACACGTACCACGTCCGCCACGACCCGGCAGGAGCGGCCGACGTCACGACGACTGTCGTCCACGCGCTGGCGGACGCGATGGGGACGGACGTCACCGGAATCGAGTTCTCCCTCCACGACAGCGTCGACCCCGAGGCGCTCGACCGCCTCTTCGCTCCGAGGGACGACGGCACCCCGAGGCCACCGGGACACGTCGCGTTCAGCGTCGAGGGGTATCGGGTCACGGTGTACAGCGGCGGCGACATCGCCATCACGCCGCCCCGGACCTCCCCCTGCGGCTAG
- a CDS encoding mechanosensitive ion channel family protein yields MLLNSAPATLQVQIPEYLRETVAQIVTFLPRLVGALVILAVGWLLGVAAGKVVRRVADGVEFDRMVLNTPLGRMMGGTESAVSRTFGAVTKWFVVALAVLAAANVLAIPLLSQWIGTAVSYLPAFIAGLLVILIGFVVADFVGDMITRTRAATQTAYTSWFASGTRMFLYFVAIVIGLDTMGIDVSILYTFANAAAWGLAAAIALGAGLAFGWGGHTYVQENIDRWMQRASSGTPSPSGAARPDGGDASDDD; encoded by the coding sequence GAGTACCTTCGAGAGACGGTGGCCCAGATCGTCACCTTCCTGCCGCGACTGGTCGGCGCGCTTGTCATCCTCGCCGTGGGGTGGCTACTCGGCGTCGCCGCGGGGAAGGTCGTGAGACGCGTCGCCGACGGCGTCGAGTTCGATCGGATGGTCCTCAACACGCCGCTCGGACGGATGATGGGCGGGACGGAGTCGGCCGTGTCCCGGACGTTCGGAGCGGTGACGAAGTGGTTCGTCGTCGCACTCGCGGTGCTGGCGGCCGCGAACGTGCTGGCGATCCCGCTGCTCTCACAGTGGATCGGGACGGCCGTCTCGTACCTCCCGGCGTTCATCGCCGGCCTGCTGGTCATCCTCATCGGGTTCGTCGTCGCCGACTTCGTCGGGGACATGATCACGCGGACCCGTGCGGCGACCCAGACGGCGTACACGTCGTGGTTCGCGTCGGGAACCCGGATGTTCCTGTACTTCGTCGCCATCGTCATCGGTCTGGACACGATGGGGATCGACGTCAGCATCCTCTACACGTTCGCCAACGCGGCCGCGTGGGGGCTCGCGGCCGCCATCGCGCTCGGGGCCGGCCTCGCGTTCGGCTGGGGCGGACACACCTACGTCCAGGAGAACATCGACCGCTGGATGCAGCGGGCCTCCTCGGGGACGCCCAGCCCCAGCGGCGCGGCCCGCCCCGATGGCGGTGACGCCTCCGACGACGACTGA